Proteins encoded by one window of Chondromyces crocatus:
- a CDS encoding ATP-binding response regulator, translating to MSPVSSSRLASRNASPEALPRGGISRDEKSRALARGWLLTICKRHRQELLNDWLENVLALPPGRTRFADRPMTEVMDTILACLGAFTDILETGGEQLLEELVTELVEQRLADGTAVGSPLLAASQFRAAVAGVLDTMHVEPHDEPLPPALDVLLAADELLLQFEHHFAEAYTRRALLASEERYREIFELATDVIATLDRGGRLTQINNRIEPLLGQPAEAWLGRPLEEMATPADAPTVRDAITAAVGGVPRQELSVRCPARDGAMRMMSFAFSPLSGGEALLVVMRDVTEEVARRAQILLGEKLASIGQVAASVAHELNNPMAWVMANLEQIRGASVRLLGVGRRLDFDMELLRAIESIDTACHEALAGVERMRDIVTDLNVFSSSNERRPERMDLVDVIELALRMTGPQLSQLCRIERSYGDMPPLIGYPGKLSQVFVNLFLNAAQAMPPRPRDENVVRVTTRYEAGSHEVEVEDNGRGMTPEVLEHIFDPFFTTKEQHTRAGIGLWVSRKILEEQRGSMVATSTPEVGTCFTIRLMGLGPEEIPMARPPSQAPPPPRSSTVLFVDDEPMLLSAFARAFEGQHEVLIASSGEAALEILGAREGKVDAIICDLLMPQMSGMDLYDAVGERYPALRPRMAFMSGGAFTARAREFVERVPNPKIAKPIALGDLERAIADLLRQSERASS from the coding sequence ATGAGCCCGGTGTCGTCCTCGCGGCTGGCGTCGCGGAACGCCAGCCCGGAAGCGCTGCCCCGCGGGGGGATCTCGCGGGACGAGAAGTCGCGGGCGCTCGCGCGGGGCTGGCTGCTCACCATCTGCAAGCGTCATCGTCAGGAGCTGCTGAACGACTGGCTGGAGAACGTGCTGGCGCTGCCGCCTGGGCGCACGCGCTTCGCGGATCGGCCCATGACGGAGGTGATGGACACCATCCTCGCCTGCCTGGGGGCGTTCACCGACATCCTGGAGACGGGCGGCGAGCAGCTCCTGGAAGAGCTGGTGACCGAGCTGGTGGAGCAGCGGCTCGCGGACGGCACGGCGGTGGGCAGCCCGCTGCTCGCGGCCTCGCAGTTCCGCGCGGCGGTGGCCGGGGTGCTCGACACGATGCACGTCGAGCCGCACGACGAGCCGCTGCCGCCGGCGCTCGACGTGCTGCTCGCGGCCGACGAGCTGCTCTTGCAGTTCGAGCACCACTTCGCGGAGGCGTACACGCGCCGGGCGTTGCTCGCGTCCGAGGAGCGCTACCGGGAGATCTTCGAGCTGGCGACGGACGTGATCGCCACCCTCGATCGCGGCGGGCGGCTGACCCAGATCAACAACCGGATCGAGCCCTTGCTCGGGCAGCCCGCGGAGGCGTGGCTGGGTCGCCCGCTGGAGGAGATGGCGACCCCCGCCGACGCACCCACCGTGCGCGACGCGATCACGGCGGCGGTGGGGGGGGTCCCACGTCAAGAGCTGTCGGTCCGCTGCCCGGCGCGGGACGGCGCGATGCGCATGATGTCGTTCGCGTTCTCACCCCTCTCCGGAGGCGAGGCGCTCCTCGTGGTGATGCGCGACGTGACCGAGGAGGTGGCGCGTCGCGCGCAGATCCTGCTCGGTGAGAAGCTCGCGTCGATCGGTCAGGTGGCGGCGAGCGTCGCCCACGAGCTGAACAACCCGATGGCGTGGGTGATGGCGAACCTGGAGCAGATCCGGGGCGCGTCGGTGCGCTTGCTCGGGGTGGGCCGGCGTCTCGACTTCGACATGGAGCTGCTCCGCGCCATCGAGTCGATCGACACGGCGTGTCACGAGGCACTGGCCGGGGTCGAGCGCATGCGCGACATCGTGACCGACCTGAACGTGTTCTCCAGCAGCAACGAGCGGCGTCCAGAGCGGATGGACCTGGTCGACGTGATCGAGCTGGCGCTGCGGATGACCGGGCCGCAGCTCAGCCAGCTTTGCCGGATCGAGCGGTCGTACGGCGACATGCCTCCGCTCATCGGCTACCCGGGCAAGCTCTCGCAGGTCTTCGTGAATCTGTTCCTCAACGCGGCCCAGGCGATGCCTCCGCGGCCGCGTGACGAGAACGTCGTACGTGTAACGACGCGCTACGAGGCGGGATCCCACGAGGTGGAGGTCGAGGACAACGGGCGTGGCATGACCCCGGAAGTCCTGGAGCACATTTTCGACCCCTTCTTCACGACCAAGGAGCAGCACACGCGGGCCGGAATCGGGCTGTGGGTGTCGCGGAAGATCCTCGAAGAACAGCGTGGGTCGATGGTCGCGACGAGCACCCCGGAGGTGGGAACATGCTTTACCATCCGGCTCATGGGGCTCGGCCCCGAGGAGATTCCCATGGCGCGCCCGCCCTCTCAGGCACCGCCTCCGCCGCGGAGCTCGACGGTGCTCTTCGTGGACGACGAGCCGATGTTGCTGAGCGCCTTTGCGCGGGCGTTCGAAGGGCAGCACGAGGTGCTGATCGCGTCGAGCGGGGAGGCCGCGCTCGAGATCTTGGGGGCGCGCGAGGGGAAGGTGGACGCGATCATCTGCGATCTGTTGATGCCGCAGATGAGCGGGATGGATCTGTACGACGCCGTGGGCGAGCGCTATCCGGCGCTCCGTCCGAGGATGGCGTTCATGTCCGGCGGTGCGTTCACGGCGCGCGCGCGGGAGTTCGTGGAGCGGGTACCGAACCCGAAGATCGCCAAGCCCATCGCGCTGGGTGACCTGGAGAGGGCCATCGCGGATCTCTTGCGCCAGAGCGAGCGGGCTTCGAGCTGA
- the serS gene encoding serine--tRNA ligase encodes MLDPRYVADHVDEVRAALARRSPAAAASLGEDFAETVRARRAAIQEVEAGQQQRNAESEAMAKLDKKSPEFAAKRDELKALSTRIKEGEARLSELEKKLGELVAVVPNIPDPSVPDGSDESGNVVVRTGGEKPEFAFTPKAHWDIGTGLGILDFDRAAKLSGSRFTVLFGAGARLERALINFMLDLHTREQGYVEVLPPFLVKDSALFGTGQLPKFEEDLFKIHRGDAERNYDLFLIPTAEVPVTNLHADEILDAASLPIAYAAYTPCFRAEAGSHGRDVRGLIRQHQFDKVELVRFATPETSNEEHERLTRNAEEVLKRLGLHYRVSLLCAGDMGAVSQKTYDLEVWLPSQGVYREISSCSNFGEYQARRAQIRYRPEPKAKPRLLHTLNGSGLAVGRTLVAILEQYQQADGSVVVPEALRPFMGCDVIRGR; translated from the coding sequence ATGCTCGATCCCCGCTACGTTGCCGATCACGTCGATGAGGTCCGCGCCGCGCTGGCTCGCCGTTCTCCGGCGGCCGCGGCGTCCCTCGGGGAGGACTTCGCCGAGACGGTGCGCGCGCGCCGTGCCGCCATCCAGGAAGTGGAAGCGGGGCAGCAGCAGCGCAACGCCGAGAGCGAGGCGATGGCCAAGCTCGACAAGAAGTCGCCCGAGTTCGCGGCGAAGCGCGACGAGCTGAAGGCGCTGTCGACCCGCATCAAGGAGGGCGAGGCGCGCCTCTCGGAGCTGGAGAAGAAGCTCGGCGAGCTGGTCGCGGTGGTGCCGAACATCCCGGATCCCTCGGTGCCGGACGGGTCGGACGAGTCGGGCAACGTGGTCGTGCGGACCGGCGGCGAGAAGCCCGAGTTCGCGTTCACGCCGAAGGCGCACTGGGACATCGGGACCGGCCTCGGCATCCTCGACTTCGACCGGGCCGCGAAGCTCTCGGGCTCGCGCTTCACCGTGCTCTTCGGTGCCGGGGCGCGGCTCGAACGGGCGCTCATCAACTTCATGCTCGACCTGCACACCCGCGAGCAGGGCTACGTGGAGGTGCTGCCGCCCTTCCTGGTGAAGGACTCGGCCCTCTTCGGCACGGGCCAGCTGCCGAAGTTCGAGGAGGACCTGTTCAAGATCCACCGCGGCGACGCGGAGCGGAACTACGACCTGTTCCTGATCCCCACCGCCGAGGTGCCGGTGACCAACCTGCACGCCGACGAGATCCTCGACGCGGCCTCGCTGCCCATCGCCTACGCGGCGTACACGCCGTGCTTCCGCGCCGAGGCGGGGAGCCACGGGCGTGACGTGCGCGGTCTCATCCGGCAGCACCAGTTCGACAAGGTGGAGCTGGTGCGCTTCGCGACGCCGGAGACGTCGAACGAGGAGCACGAGCGGTTGACCCGGAACGCCGAGGAGGTGCTGAAGCGCCTGGGCCTGCACTACCGGGTGTCGCTGCTCTGCGCGGGGGACATGGGCGCAGTGTCGCAGAAGACCTACGACCTCGAGGTGTGGCTGCCGTCGCAGGGGGTGTACCGGGAGATCTCGAGCTGCTCGAACTTCGGTGAGTACCAGGCGCGGCGCGCGCAGATCCGCTACCGGCCCGAGCCGAAGGCGAAGCCGCGGCTGTTGCACACGCTGAACGGCTCGGGGCTCGCCGTGGGGCGCACGCTGGTCGCCATCCTGGAGCAGTACCAGCAGGCCGATGGCAGCGTGGTGGTGCCCGAGGCGCTCCGGCCCTTCATGGGGTGCGACGTCATCCGGGGCCGGTGA
- the acnA gene encoding aconitate hydratase AcnA, whose amino-acid sequence MVDSFGTKSSLTTHGSSTYTYFNITKAGKPVERLPFSLRVLLENLLRYEDGRVVRREHVEAVLNWDPKAKPSQEIAFHPARVLLQDFTGVPAVADLAAMREALAKLGGDPMRINPLQPADLVIDHSVQVDRFATGLAAKQNEELEFERNIERYNFLRWGSQAFMNFRVVPPGQGICHQINLEHLASVVMRNDASLAYFDTLVGTDSHTTMINGLGVVGWGVGGIEAEAAMLGQPMSMLIPEVVGFRLSGSLPEGATATDLVLTVTQMLRQKKVVGKFVEFYGPGLSALSLPDRATIANMAPEYGATVGFFPVDEETLSYLRFSGRPAETVSLCEAYCKAQGMFRTDDTPDPEYSDTLSLDLGDVQPSIAGPRRPQDRVLLREAKKAFRTSLQSMLEKDFAEADKEAVSRYLSEGAGSEAAKHVALEKVMRPADVTQGEARYTLRHGAVVVAAITSCTNTSNPAVMLGAGLLAKKAVERGLTVKPWVKTSLAPGSKVVTDYLKEAGLMPYLEALGFHLVGYGCTTCIGNSGPLPEVVADTVRANDLVVASVLSGNRNFEGRINQHVRMNFLASPPLVVAYALRGDVDADLYQEPVGYDRNGQAVFLKDIWPSTAEVTEAIREAVKPEHFKQQYDDVFKGDKAWQTLPVPEGKTFAWQDDSTYVRRPPFFDGLSREPAPLKDIAGAHVLALLGDSVTTDHISPAGNIAKSSPAAKYLQEHGVKPEDFNSYGARRGNHEVMMRGTFANIRLKNLLRAGEEGGITVHVPSGDKETIYDASMRYQKDGTPLVVIAGAEYGTGSSRDWAAKGTMLLGVRAVIAKSFERIHRSNLVGMGVLPLEFTNGEDAQSLGLTGHETFDIGGIAKDLSPGKKLEVKATAKDGSVKTFTVLTRIDTPNEVDYYQHGGILQFVLRSLGA is encoded by the coding sequence ATGGTCGATAGTTTCGGTACGAAGAGCTCCCTCACGACTCACGGCAGCAGCACTTACACGTATTTCAACATCACCAAGGCCGGGAAGCCGGTCGAGCGGCTGCCCTTCTCCCTCCGTGTTCTCCTCGAGAACCTGCTCCGTTACGAGGACGGGCGCGTCGTGCGGCGCGAGCACGTGGAAGCCGTCCTCAACTGGGATCCCAAGGCGAAGCCCAGCCAGGAGATCGCCTTCCACCCCGCCCGCGTGCTCCTCCAGGATTTCACCGGCGTGCCCGCCGTCGCCGACCTCGCCGCGATGCGCGAGGCGCTCGCCAAGCTCGGCGGCGACCCGATGCGCATCAACCCGCTCCAGCCCGCCGACCTGGTGATCGATCACTCGGTGCAGGTCGACAGGTTCGCCACCGGCCTCGCCGCGAAGCAGAACGAGGAGCTGGAGTTCGAGCGCAACATCGAGCGGTACAACTTCCTCCGCTGGGGCAGCCAGGCGTTCATGAACTTCCGGGTGGTGCCCCCGGGGCAGGGCATCTGCCACCAGATCAACCTGGAGCACCTGGCCAGCGTGGTGATGCGCAACGACGCGAGCCTGGCGTATTTCGACACGCTCGTCGGCACCGACTCGCACACCACCATGATCAACGGCCTCGGCGTCGTGGGCTGGGGCGTCGGCGGCATCGAGGCCGAGGCGGCGATGCTCGGCCAGCCGATGTCGATGCTCATCCCCGAGGTGGTCGGCTTCCGCCTCTCCGGCAGCTTGCCCGAGGGCGCGACGGCGACCGATCTGGTGCTCACCGTGACCCAGATGCTGCGGCAGAAGAAGGTGGTCGGGAAGTTCGTCGAGTTCTACGGCCCCGGCCTCTCGGCGCTCTCCTTGCCCGACCGCGCGACCATCGCCAACATGGCGCCCGAGTACGGCGCGACCGTCGGCTTCTTCCCCGTCGACGAGGAGACGCTCTCGTACCTGCGCTTCAGCGGCCGCCCCGCCGAGACGGTGTCGCTCTGCGAGGCCTACTGCAAGGCGCAGGGGATGTTCCGCACCGACGACACGCCCGACCCGGAGTACAGCGACACGCTGTCGCTCGACCTCGGCGACGTGCAGCCGTCGATCGCCGGGCCGCGCCGGCCGCAGGACCGGGTGCTGCTCCGCGAGGCGAAGAAGGCGTTCCGCACCTCGCTCCAGAGCATGCTGGAGAAGGACTTCGCCGAGGCGGACAAGGAGGCGGTGAGCCGCTACCTGTCCGAAGGCGCAGGCAGCGAGGCGGCCAAGCACGTGGCGCTGGAGAAGGTGATGCGCCCGGCGGACGTGACCCAGGGCGAGGCGCGCTACACGCTGCGCCACGGCGCGGTCGTGGTCGCGGCGATCACCTCCTGTACGAACACCTCGAACCCGGCGGTGATGCTCGGGGCGGGGCTGCTCGCGAAGAAGGCGGTGGAGCGCGGGCTCACGGTGAAGCCGTGGGTGAAGACGTCGCTCGCGCCCGGCTCCAAGGTGGTGACCGACTACCTGAAGGAAGCGGGCCTGATGCCGTACCTGGAGGCGCTCGGCTTCCACCTCGTGGGCTACGGCTGCACGACCTGCATCGGCAACTCGGGCCCGCTGCCCGAGGTGGTCGCCGACACGGTGCGCGCGAACGATCTGGTGGTCGCCAGCGTGCTGTCGGGCAACCGCAACTTCGAGGGCCGCATCAACCAGCACGTGCGGATGAACTTCCTCGCGTCGCCGCCCCTCGTGGTGGCCTACGCGCTGCGCGGGGACGTGGACGCGGACCTGTACCAGGAGCCGGTCGGCTACGATCGGAACGGGCAGGCGGTGTTCCTGAAGGACATCTGGCCGAGCACGGCCGAGGTGACCGAGGCGATCCGCGAGGCGGTGAAGCCCGAGCACTTCAAGCAGCAGTACGACGACGTGTTCAAGGGCGACAAGGCCTGGCAGACCTTGCCGGTGCCCGAGGGCAAGACGTTCGCATGGCAGGACGACTCGACCTACGTGCGCCGTCCGCCGTTCTTCGACGGGCTGAGCCGTGAGCCGGCACCCCTGAAGGACATCGCGGGTGCGCACGTGCTGGCGCTGCTCGGGGACTCGGTGACCACCGACCACATCTCGCCGGCGGGCAACATCGCCAAGTCGAGCCCCGCGGCGAAGTACCTCCAGGAGCACGGGGTGAAGCCCGAAGACTTCAACTCGTACGGCGCGCGGCGCGGCAACCACGAGGTGATGATGCGCGGCACCTTCGCCAACATCCGGCTGAAGAACCTGCTCCGGGCAGGGGAAGAAGGCGGGATCACGGTGCACGTGCCGAGCGGCGACAAGGAGACGATCTACGACGCCTCGATGCGCTACCAGAAGGACGGGACGCCGCTCGTGGTGATCGCCGGCGCCGAGTACGGCACCGGGTCGTCGCGCGACTGGGCCGCCAAGGGGACGATGCTCCTCGGGGTCCGCGCCGTCATCGCCAAGAGCTTCGAGCGCATCCACCGCTCGAACCTGGTCGGCATGGGCGTGCTCCCGCTGGAGTTCACGAACGGCGAAGACGCGCAGTCCCTCGGCCTGACCGGGCACGAGACGTTCGACATCGGCGGGATCGCCAAGGACCTCTCCCCGGGCAAGAAGCTCGAGGTCAAGGCGACGGCGAAGGACGGTTCGGTGAAGACCTTCACCGTGCTGACCCGCATCGATACGCCCAACGAGGTCGATTACTACCAGCACGGGGGCATCCTCCAGTTCGTGCTGCGCAGCCTCGGCGCCTGA
- a CDS encoding SOS response-associated peptidase, with protein MCARYTLTVPDFGALAQALLVPLDDEIGSHYRPHFNIAPGTTQLILHLAPPDRDENAEEAVVSGRTRGAGPRAQAPRSGRAGGASAAGGRVLVEANWGLLNRWVKDPAEARRHVNARAEGVREKPSFREAFARRRCVIPADGFYEWTGPKGARQPVWFHPQRGGLLHLAGLHETWHDPTTGEGFRTFVILTTAANDVVAPLHDRMPVLLAPEDVDAWLDVEGSNLDEVEALMRPAPAKVLALRPVSRRVNTTREDDPGLLDAVEEEAEAPREASPARSAAGTHGAPAGRGGAVKGRGKKHAVDDGQLALPLFGEKPGRG; from the coding sequence ATGTGTGCGCGTTATACCCTCACTGTCCCGGATTTCGGCGCGCTCGCCCAGGCTCTCCTGGTTCCGCTCGATGATGAAATTGGATCTCATTATCGACCTCACTTCAACATCGCTCCGGGAACCACCCAGCTCATCCTTCACCTGGCCCCCCCGGATCGGGATGAAAACGCGGAAGAAGCCGTGGTCTCTGGCCGGACGCGGGGTGCTGGACCGCGCGCGCAGGCACCTCGCTCCGGGCGAGCGGGGGGCGCCTCGGCGGCAGGGGGCCGCGTCCTGGTCGAAGCGAACTGGGGGCTGCTCAACCGCTGGGTGAAGGATCCGGCCGAGGCCCGGCGCCACGTGAACGCGCGCGCGGAGGGGGTGCGTGAGAAGCCGTCGTTCCGTGAGGCGTTCGCGCGGCGGCGCTGCGTGATCCCGGCCGACGGGTTCTACGAGTGGACGGGGCCGAAGGGGGCGCGGCAGCCGGTGTGGTTCCACCCGCAGCGCGGCGGTCTGCTCCACCTGGCCGGGCTGCACGAGACCTGGCACGACCCGACCACGGGCGAGGGGTTCAGGACGTTCGTCATCCTGACCACGGCCGCCAACGATGTGGTCGCGCCTCTGCACGATCGGATGCCGGTGCTCCTGGCGCCCGAGGACGTCGATGCGTGGCTCGACGTGGAGGGGAGCAACCTGGACGAGGTGGAGGCGCTGATGCGTCCGGCGCCGGCGAAGGTGCTGGCGCTGCGTCCGGTGTCACGGCGGGTGAACACGACGCGCGAGGACGATCCCGGCTTGCTCGACGCCGTGGAGGAGGAGGCGGAGGCGCCGCGCGAGGCGTCACCCGCCCGGAGCGCCGCGGGGACGCACGGGGCGCCGGCAGGGCGAGGCGGAGCCGTGAAGGGGAGGGGGAAGAAGCACGCCGTGGATGACGGGCAGCTCGCGCTGCCGCTGTTCGGGGAGAAGCCCGGACGCGGCTGA
- a CDS encoding sulfatase-like hydrolase/transferase, with protein sequence MRAGATSRPHLLASLATSALATLALTLSGCRGCDAAPRELPASAATASAEVPPPEAPRAQELIQLADELPGCDVEHRGLLFDWSALNLPGRMTWGGSPTEAKPHPFEDQPRSAFLQAPLHSGVLAVEHAGSTWARISERQIKITFVLPEASPVFVSMRVIGLASRVATISLDDFVLGTVRLQRDQIRIASTNTTTLPLDRGLHTVTVRFSGRSVDKQAFADVDWIRVGTPDELPSAYGAPTRRDLIAAGAALGGVPHRSISLRAPGAVRCPVRPARTTRLRASVGMLGPGEGDADIRVIEDGKEPILLHQLHVTGTDKATWTEVDIPLDPFAGRVVSLELRAVRSTRGGRILFGDAALIGPPEPPPTVPRARAVVVVALNGVERQDLPPWSGRADPRLPTLSELGSTAATFDRHRAPSTITASVIGSLLTGVPPQAHALVDLGSRLSERMTTLNAVARDSSIRTAMFTGVPMSFGAFGFGSAWGTFFEHPPASGDAATTPIDRATAWVTDVARENKSVRLFAFIHARGGHPPWQVSAKELGALKPVDYAGPIEPRRAGQVMARVRASRRRNKALGPNDHDRIRDLSAIALGEQDRAVGALIGALKSAGLWDETLFIVTGDVSSGPSSEALFGDAVDLAEAPLTLPLYVHFPDDLYGGRRVGAPTEVVDIFSTAFSALGLGAMPGRRVYGRDLTSVASGLEGVGRDPQVAVLGERYSSRWGDLVLYGRFGSAPFLCDLSLDPTCAFNRRDMMPLAAMMLFRKTLAFDTSARASAPQREPATVDADTSAQLSVWGAP encoded by the coding sequence GTGCGAGCCGGAGCCACATCCAGACCCCACCTCCTGGCCTCGCTGGCGACGTCCGCCCTCGCGACGCTCGCCCTCACCCTCTCCGGCTGCCGCGGCTGCGACGCCGCCCCCCGAGAGCTGCCCGCGAGCGCCGCCACCGCCTCGGCCGAGGTCCCGCCCCCCGAAGCCCCGCGCGCCCAGGAGCTGATCCAGCTCGCCGACGAACTCCCTGGCTGCGACGTCGAGCACCGCGGCCTCCTCTTCGACTGGTCGGCGCTCAACCTCCCCGGACGCATGACCTGGGGCGGATCCCCGACCGAGGCCAAGCCCCACCCCTTCGAGGACCAGCCCCGCTCCGCCTTCCTCCAGGCGCCGCTCCACTCCGGCGTCCTCGCCGTGGAGCACGCCGGATCGACCTGGGCCCGCATCTCCGAGCGCCAGATCAAGATCACCTTCGTCCTGCCCGAGGCGAGCCCGGTCTTCGTCTCCATGCGCGTCATCGGCCTCGCCTCCCGCGTCGCCACGATCAGCCTGGACGACTTCGTGCTGGGCACCGTGCGCCTGCAGCGCGACCAGATCCGCATCGCATCCACCAACACCACCACGCTGCCCCTCGATCGCGGCCTGCACACGGTCACCGTCCGCTTCTCGGGCCGCAGCGTGGACAAGCAGGCCTTTGCCGACGTCGACTGGATCCGCGTCGGCACGCCGGACGAGCTGCCCTCGGCGTACGGCGCACCGACGCGCCGCGATCTCATCGCCGCGGGCGCGGCGCTCGGCGGGGTGCCGCACCGGTCGATCTCGCTCCGCGCGCCAGGCGCCGTGCGCTGCCCGGTGCGGCCCGCGCGCACCACCCGCCTGCGCGCCTCGGTGGGCATGCTCGGCCCCGGCGAAGGCGACGCCGACATCCGGGTGATCGAGGACGGCAAGGAGCCGATCCTCCTGCATCAGCTCCACGTCACCGGGACCGACAAGGCGACGTGGACCGAGGTGGACATCCCCCTCGATCCCTTCGCCGGCCGGGTGGTCTCGCTGGAGCTGCGCGCCGTCCGGAGCACGCGCGGCGGCCGCATCCTGTTCGGCGACGCGGCGCTCATCGGGCCGCCCGAGCCGCCGCCGACGGTCCCGCGCGCGCGGGCGGTGGTGGTCGTGGCGCTGAACGGCGTGGAGCGTCAGGATCTGCCACCGTGGAGCGGGCGCGCCGATCCTCGCTTGCCGACGCTCTCCGAGCTGGGGTCGACGGCGGCCACCTTCGATCGGCACCGGGCGCCGAGCACGATCACCGCCTCGGTGATCGGGTCGCTGCTCACCGGGGTGCCACCGCAAGCCCATGCGCTCGTCGACCTGGGCTCGCGCCTCTCGGAGCGGATGACCACCCTCAACGCGGTGGCGCGGGACAGCAGCATCCGCACCGCGATGTTCACCGGCGTGCCCATGAGCTTCGGCGCCTTCGGGTTCGGTTCCGCCTGGGGCACGTTCTTCGAGCACCCGCCCGCGAGCGGCGACGCGGCGACGACGCCGATCGATCGTGCCACGGCCTGGGTGACGGACGTCGCGCGCGAGAACAAGAGCGTGCGGCTCTTCGCGTTCATCCACGCCCGCGGGGGGCACCCGCCGTGGCAGGTGAGCGCGAAGGAGCTCGGCGCGCTCAAGCCCGTCGACTATGCCGGGCCGATCGAGCCGCGCCGCGCCGGGCAGGTGATGGCCCGGGTCCGCGCGAGCCGGCGGCGCAACAAGGCGCTCGGCCCGAACGACCACGACAGGATCCGCGACCTGAGCGCCATCGCCCTCGGAGAGCAAGACCGGGCCGTGGGTGCGCTGATCGGCGCCTTGAAGAGCGCCGGGCTCTGGGACGAGACGCTGTTCATCGTGACCGGTGACGTCTCGAGCGGGCCTTCGAGCGAGGCGCTGTTCGGCGATGCCGTGGACCTCGCGGAGGCCCCGCTGACGCTGCCGCTCTACGTGCACTTCCCGGACGATCTGTATGGAGGGCGGCGGGTCGGGGCCCCCACCGAGGTGGTCGACATCTTCTCCACGGCGTTCTCGGCGCTGGGGCTGGGCGCCATGCCCGGGCGGCGGGTGTACGGCCGGGATCTGACCTCGGTGGCGTCGGGTCTGGAGGGCGTGGGGCGCGATCCTCAGGTGGCCGTGCTCGGCGAGCGTTACTCCAGCCGGTGGGGCGACTTGGTCCTCTACGGTCGCTTCGGCTCGGCCCCGTTCCTGTGCGACCTGTCGCTGGATCCGACCTGCGCGTTCAACCGGCGCGACATGATGCCGCTCGCCGCGATGATGCTGTTCCGCAAGACGCTCGCCTTCGATACGAGCGCCCGCGCCTCGGCGCCGCAGCGCGAGCCAGCGACGGTCGACGCCGATACGTCCGCGCAGCTCAGCGTGTGGGGCGCGCCCTAG
- a CDS encoding hemerythrin domain-containing protein — MKATELLKTQHKEVDSLFEQIEAAEPGETRGLVEELAAALVAHSTIEKEIFYPCVADALDDVELHEAYEEHALVEFALQKLLSTEPSDESFHARCEVLKEVVTHHVKEEETSMLPQIDQRVNSDRLEEMGLRMEVRFEEVRTQDIRQILAKSVREAMQEAAPETGRRRGASTRKTGRKTPARAAAKRGTAKRGTAKRGTAKRGTAKRGTAKRGTAKQGATARSTAKRTTAKRGATRSSGTKRAGAKETAAKGTTAKAKGTRSRAGAKETTSTKGRASGGKRTTSTRSTGSADTKAGTSTRSTSTRSRARGALAKGAAAVRSVAKKLTGKGAAAARTVAEGATKVGTRAKRAVSKAGSTRASAKSATGMAQGPKTPRVTSTARRTGRPQRPAQARSRGPARGQARTGVRRASPRRASTRRVASPAT; from the coding sequence ATGAAGGCGACCGAACTTTTGAAGACGCAGCACAAGGAAGTGGACTCCCTCTTCGAGCAGATCGAGGCGGCGGAGCCCGGCGAGACGCGCGGTCTGGTCGAGGAGCTGGCCGCAGCGCTCGTCGCGCACTCCACCATCGAGAAGGAGATCTTCTACCCGTGTGTCGCGGACGCGCTCGACGACGTCGAGCTGCACGAGGCATACGAGGAGCACGCGCTCGTGGAGTTCGCTTTGCAGAAATTGCTCAGCACCGAGCCGAGTGACGAAAGCTTTCACGCTCGCTGCGAGGTGCTGAAGGAGGTGGTGACGCACCACGTGAAGGAAGAAGAGACGTCGATGCTTCCCCAGATCGACCAGCGCGTGAACTCGGACCGGCTGGAGGAGATGGGGCTGCGGATGGAGGTGCGCTTCGAGGAGGTCCGCACCCAGGACATCCGACAGATCCTGGCGAAGTCGGTGCGCGAGGCGATGCAAGAGGCAGCGCCCGAGACGGGACGGCGGCGCGGGGCGAGCACGCGGAAGACCGGGCGGAAGACGCCTGCTCGCGCTGCCGCCAAGCGCGGAACGGCCAAGCGCGGGACGGCCAAGCGCGGAACGGCCAAGCGCGGGACGGCCAAGCGCGGGACGGCCAAGCGCGGGACGGCCAAGCAAGGCGCCACCGCGCGGAGCACGGCGAAGCGGACCACCGCCAAGCGAGGAGCGACCCGGAGCAGCGGGACGAAGCGCGCCGGCGCCAAGGAGACCGCGGCCAAGGGGACGACGGCGAAGGCCAAGGGGACGCGCAGCCGCGCTGGAGCGAAGGAGACGACCTCCACGAAGGGACGTGCGTCGGGTGGCAAGCGCACCACGAGCACGAGGAGCACGGGTTCTGCGGACACGAAGGCGGGCACCAGCACCCGGTCGACGTCGACGCGCTCTCGTGCTCGGGGCGCACTGGCCAAGGGGGCCGCTGCGGTGCGATCCGTTGCCAAGAAGCTCACGGGCAAGGGGGCGGCGGCGGCGCGCACGGTGGCCGAGGGCGCCACGAAGGTGGGGACCCGGGCGAAGCGTGCCGTGAGCAAGGCGGGCTCGACCCGCGCCTCCGCGAAGAGCGCCACGGGCATGGCGCAGGGCCCGAAGACCCCGCGCGTCACCTCGACGGCCAGGCGCACGGGTCGGCCGCAGCGGCCGGCGCAGGCCCGGAGCCGAGGACCGGCGCGCGGTCAGGCACGGACGGGCGTGCGGCGAGCGAGTCCGCGAAGGGCGAGCACGCGCCGGGTGGCCAGCCCGGCCACGTGA